Proteins from a single region of Desulfolutivibrio sulfoxidireducens:
- the ilvN gene encoding acetolactate synthase small subunit, translated as MRHIISILVENEPGVLSRVAGLFSGRGFNIETLNVAPTLTPGLSIMTITTHGDEQIIEQIIKQLRKLVTTLKVVDLTDSSSVEREMMLLRVDAEGTKRAEILRIVDIFRCKVVDVSPDELIIEVTGEQGKLTALINLLQRYGIKEVARTGAVALRRGMQA; from the coding sequence ATGCGCCATATCATATCCATCCTCGTGGAAAACGAGCCTGGCGTCCTGTCCAGGGTGGCCGGCCTGTTCAGCGGCCGGGGGTTCAACATCGAGACCCTCAACGTGGCCCCCACGCTCACGCCCGGGCTGTCCATCATGACCATCACCACCCATGGCGACGAGCAGATCATCGAACAGATCATCAAGCAGTTGCGCAAGCTGGTAACCACGCTGAAGGTGGTCGATCTGACCGATTCGAGTTCCGTGGAACGCGAGATGATGCTTTTGCGGGTGGACGCCGAGGGGACCAAGCGGGCCGAGATCCTGCGCATCGTGGACATCTTTCGGTGCAAGGTGGTGGACGTCAGCCCCGACGAGCTGATCATCGAGGTCACCGGGGAGCAGGGCAAGCTCACGGCCCTGATCAACCTGCTGCAACGCTACGGCATCAAGGAAGTGGCTCGCACAGGGGCAGTGGCCCTGCGCCGGGGAATGCAGGCCTAG
- the rpsT gene encoding 30S ribosomal protein S20, translating into MANHTSAIKRHKQNLKARERNRRVKTRVKNAIKAVRQAVSGKDPAAAEQALVSASSVLDRAATKKVIHWKKAARNISRLTLAVNALKTA; encoded by the coding sequence TTGGCCAACCATACGTCAGCGATCAAAAGACATAAGCAGAATCTCAAGGCCCGCGAGCGCAACCGCAGGGTCAAGACCCGGGTCAAAAACGCCATCAAGGCCGTGCGTCAGGCCGTATCCGGAAAGGACCCGGCCGCCGCCGAACAGGCCCTGGTGTCCGCCTCCTCGGTGCTGGACAGGGCCGCCACAAAAAAGGTCATCCACTGGAAAAAGGCGGCTCGCAACATCTCCCGCCTGACCCTGGCCGTCAACGCCCTCAAGACGGCCTAA
- a CDS encoding cyclic nucleotide-binding domain-containing protein, translating to MPEAVGELLLTPEIGRRICEMLDESAWARDLTWPDIQALSDYMTILEFPKHATIFSEGDTSDYMTVVLDGVVEIVKHEHDDEYSTKFLVRLGPGRAFGEMALVEGRPRSATALAAEDTRLLVLSREAFDRLSRENKSLALKMAMNIARLISFRLRHTSSRLLRYL from the coding sequence ATGCCGGAAGCCGTCGGCGAACTGCTTCTTACGCCCGAGATCGGCCGCAGGATCTGCGAGATGCTCGACGAATCAGCCTGGGCCAGGGACCTGACCTGGCCGGACATTCAGGCCCTGTCCGACTACATGACCATCCTCGAGTTCCCGAAACACGCGACCATTTTCAGCGAGGGCGACACCAGCGACTACATGACAGTGGTCCTTGACGGCGTGGTGGAGATCGTCAAGCACGAACACGACGACGAGTATTCCACCAAGTTCCTGGTCCGGCTGGGCCCGGGGCGGGCCTTCGGGGAGATGGCCCTGGTGGAGGGACGCCCGAGATCGGCCACGGCCCTGGCCGCCGAGGATACCCGACTCCTGGTCCTCAGCCGGGAGGCCTTCGACCGCTTAAGCCGCGAAAACAAGTCCCTGGCGCTCAAGATGGCCATGAACATCGCCCGGCTCATCAGTTTTCGACTGCGCCACACCAGTTCCAGGCTTTTGCGGTATCTGTAG
- a CDS encoding YggT family protein: MQIVGLFFRAVALILDTVLMLYFWVVIISALLTWVRPDPYNPIVRFLMAVTEPVYYRIRRLAPFLVIGGFDLTPIVVLLAIQFLRSFLVPALMVVGTPGLM; this comes from the coding sequence ATGCAGATCGTTGGTCTTTTCTTCCGGGCGGTGGCGCTTATCCTGGACACCGTCCTTATGCTCTATTTCTGGGTGGTGATCATCTCCGCGCTTCTCACCTGGGTCAGGCCCGATCCCTACAATCCCATCGTACGCTTCCTCATGGCCGTCACCGAACCGGTCTATTACCGCATCAGGCGGCTCGCCCCCTTCCTCGTGATCGGAGGATTCGACCTTACGCCCATCGTGGTGCTGCTGGCCATCCAGTTCTTGCGCAGTTTCCTGGTGCCGGCCCTGATGGTCGTGGGGACGCCCGGGCTCATGTAA
- a CDS encoding HAD family hydrolase produces MRYVCSPLVVPAELSAIRGVIFDCDGVLVDSRDANRMYYNLIRERLGLLSMTPEEEDYVHAHSVIQSLARVIPPERLEEAHAVRRGFDYRDIMPYVYLEPGLRELLVLLRQKNVRLGVLTNRTDTMDLILETFDLGLFFSPVITAGRLSHPKPSPEGLHRIMAAWGLDRAQVAYIGDSALDERSARSAGVAFWAYKNPALLAAMHIPDFEKLRLCLRTALPDPGA; encoded by the coding sequence GTGCGCTACGTCTGTTCCCCCCTGGTCGTCCCGGCCGAGCTGTCGGCCATTCGTGGCGTCATCTTCGATTGCGACGGCGTGCTCGTGGATTCCCGGGACGCCAACCGCATGTATTACAACCTCATCCGGGAACGCCTGGGCCTTTTGTCCATGACCCCGGAGGAGGAGGACTATGTCCATGCCCATTCCGTGATTCAGTCCCTGGCCCGGGTCATTCCCCCGGAGCGCCTGGAGGAGGCCCATGCCGTGCGGCGCGGATTCGATTACCGGGACATCATGCCCTACGTGTATCTCGAACCCGGGCTGCGCGAACTCCTGGTCCTTTTGCGTCAGAAAAACGTGCGCCTGGGGGTATTGACCAACCGGACCGACACCATGGATTTGATTTTGGAAACCTTCGACCTGGGACTTTTTTTCTCCCCGGTGATCACCGCCGGACGTTTGAGCCATCCCAAACCCAGCCCCGAGGGGCTGCACAGGATCATGGCCGCGTGGGGCCTTGATCGCGCCCAGGTGGCCTACATCGGGGATTCGGCCCTGGATGAGCGCTCCGCCCGTTCGGCCGGGGTGGCCTTTTGGGCCTACAAGAATCCGGCCCTTCTGGCCGCCATGCATATTCCCGATTTCGAGAAACTCCGCCTGTGCCTGCGCACGGCCCTCCCGGATCCGGGGGCCTGA
- the ilvC gene encoding ketol-acid reductoisomerase, protein MKIYYDQDADLKLLADKTVAVIGYGSQGHAHAQNLRDSGVTVVIGQRSGGPNWQKAKQDGFSPVSAGDAAAKADVIMILVPDQTQKALYEKEIKPNLTGGKALMFAHGFNIHFGQIVPPPDVDVIMCAPKGPGHLVRRVYTEGAGVPNLVAVHQDATGKALDVALAYAKGIGGTRGGVLTTTFKEETETDLFGEQAVLCGGVSELMKAGFETLVEAGYQPEIAYFECLHEMKLIVDLIYEGGLARMRYSISDTAEYGDYTRGPRIVTDQTRQEMRKILKEIQQGEFARDFILENVAGKPHFLAMRRINSEHLIEKVGAKLRGMMSWLKK, encoded by the coding sequence ATGAAAATCTATTACGATCAGGATGCGGATCTGAAGCTTTTGGCCGATAAAACCGTGGCCGTCATCGGCTACGGCAGCCAGGGCCACGCCCATGCCCAGAACCTGCGTGACTCCGGGGTCACCGTGGTCATCGGCCAGCGATCCGGCGGTCCCAACTGGCAAAAGGCCAAGCAGGACGGTTTTTCCCCGGTGAGCGCCGGAGACGCGGCGGCCAAGGCCGACGTGATCATGATCCTGGTGCCCGACCAGACCCAGAAGGCCCTTTACGAAAAAGAGATCAAGCCCAACCTCACGGGCGGCAAGGCGCTGATGTTCGCCCACGGCTTCAACATCCACTTCGGGCAGATCGTGCCCCCGCCCGATGTGGACGTGATCATGTGCGCCCCCAAGGGGCCGGGCCATCTGGTGCGCCGGGTGTACACCGAGGGCGCGGGCGTGCCCAACCTGGTGGCCGTGCATCAGGACGCCACGGGCAAGGCCCTGGACGTGGCCCTGGCATACGCCAAGGGCATCGGCGGCACGCGCGGCGGCGTTTTGACCACCACCTTCAAGGAAGAGACCGAGACGGACCTCTTCGGGGAGCAGGCGGTGTTGTGCGGCGGCGTGTCGGAATTGATGAAGGCCGGTTTCGAGACCCTGGTGGAGGCCGGATACCAGCCGGAAATCGCCTATTTCGAATGCCTGCACGAAATGAAGCTCATCGTGGACCTCATCTACGAGGGCGGTCTGGCCCGTATGCGCTATTCCATCAGCGACACCGCCGAATACGGCGACTACACGCGCGGCCCGCGCATCGTCACCGACCAGACCCGCCAGGAAATGCGCAAGATTCTGAAGGAAATCCAGCAGGGTGAGTTCGCGCGGGACTTCATCCTGGAAAACGTTGCCGGCAAGCCCCACTTCCTGGCCATGCGGCGCATCAACTCGGAACATCTGATCGAGAAGGTCGGCGCCAAGCTGCGCGGCATGATGAGCTGGCTCAAAAAATAA
- a CDS encoding tetratricopeptide repeat protein: MSHPARTCGVAALVTILAVAALAVAPMDPWTMREAKALAMSPEPSPTERTDVEPAPYVEPSFAEWMQKAREGNLEAQCNVGVCYVNGQGVPRDYAEGLAWLYTSANSGFPHAQFVLGLMYGQGFGSTPSDPFRSWFWSSLAAASTDLPPSETQQAEKLRDAAEDILSLAELDRAQAMARDWWAGRVAGPR; the protein is encoded by the coding sequence ATGTCGCATCCGGCCCGTACGTGTGGCGTCGCGGCCCTGGTGACGATCCTGGCCGTGGCCGCTCTGGCCGTGGCTCCCATGGATCCGTGGACCATGCGCGAGGCAAAGGCCCTGGCCATGTCGCCCGAACCGTCGCCGACGGAGCGCACGGATGTCGAGCCCGCTCCGTATGTGGAGCCGAGTTTCGCCGAGTGGATGCAAAAGGCCAGGGAGGGGAACCTGGAGGCCCAGTGCAACGTGGGCGTGTGTTACGTCAACGGGCAGGGCGTTCCCCGGGATTATGCCGAGGGGCTCGCCTGGCTGTACACGTCCGCGAACAGCGGCTTTCCCCACGCCCAGTTCGTGCTGGGTCTCATGTACGGCCAGGGATTCGGGAGCACCCCGTCGGATCCCTTCCGGTCCTGGTTCTGGTCTTCCCTGGCGGCCGCGAGCACCGATCTGCCGCCGTCGGAAACCCAACAGGCCGAAAAGTTGCGTGACGCCGCGGAGGATATCCTGTCCCTCGCGGAATTGGACAGAGCCCAGGCCATGGCCCGGGATTGGTGGGCGGGCCGCGTTGCCGGGCCACGATAG
- a CDS encoding class I SAM-dependent methyltransferase: protein MSLVEQIREIAAQIGREHVYRTVYDERLNVLVPGKEDINGEILDTFARIDFAGKSVVDVGCNFGFFTFFAARLGAREVVGVDREAGVLRGCEILKRHFNSPVSFEAHDIEDPCCALLERTYDIAMLVEFIGKTFVLENRIASTLAFLERLSERELIVSVQKVYWIRKELGTSAETLHALYPERYVRDGSFHLLEYVRDFYAPRWRMEPISDMREGYEKPRKLIRFLKM, encoded by the coding sequence ATGTCCCTTGTCGAGCAAATACGCGAGATTGCCGCTCAGATCGGGCGGGAACACGTCTACCGAACCGTCTATGACGAGCGGCTCAACGTGCTCGTGCCGGGAAAGGAAGACATCAACGGTGAGATCCTGGACACGTTTGCCCGGATCGACTTCGCGGGAAAAAGCGTGGTCGACGTGGGATGCAATTTCGGTTTTTTCACCTTTTTCGCGGCCAGGCTCGGGGCTCGCGAGGTGGTGGGGGTCGACCGCGAGGCCGGCGTGCTTCGAGGATGCGAGATCCTCAAGCGGCATTTCAATTCCCCGGTCTCCTTCGAGGCCCACGACATCGAAGACCCGTGCTGCGCCTTGCTGGAACGGACCTATGACATCGCCATGCTGGTGGAATTCATCGGCAAGACGTTCGTTCTGGAAAACAGGATCGCGTCCACCCTGGCGTTTTTGGAGAGATTGTCCGAACGGGAACTGATTGTATCGGTCCAAAAGGTCTATTGGATCAGAAAGGAACTGGGGACGTCGGCGGAGACGCTCCATGCGCTGTATCCCGAAAGATACGTGCGCGACGGTTCGTTCCACCTCCTGGAGTATGTCCGGGATTTCTACGCGCCCCGGTGGCGCATGGAGCCGATTTCCGACATGCGGGAGGGCTACGAGAAGCCCCGAAAGCTCATCCGATTCTTGAAGATGTAA
- a CDS encoding DUF167 domain-containing protein, with the protein MSGNAPVFVSRQGPETWTVLVWAKPGGAVDAVDGVMDGRLTVKVRAKAVDNKANEAIAAFLAGRLGLKARQVEVVAGRTGRRKTVVVTAQSEPDWSALAFAGSAP; encoded by the coding sequence GTGAGCGGCAACGCGCCGGTTTTCGTTTCCCGGCAGGGGCCGGAGACATGGACCGTCCTGGTCTGGGCCAAGCCTGGCGGGGCGGTGGATGCCGTGGACGGCGTCATGGACGGACGGCTGACGGTCAAGGTTCGGGCCAAGGCCGTGGACAACAAGGCCAACGAGGCCATCGCGGCCTTTTTGGCCGGCCGCCTGGGACTGAAGGCCAGGCAGGTGGAGGTGGTGGCGGGACGGACAGGCCGGCGCAAGACGGTTGTGGTCACGGCCCAAAGTGAACCCGATTGGAGCGCCCTCGCCTTTGCGGGAAGCGCCCCGTAA
- a CDS encoding SemiSWEET family sugar transporter, with protein MAAPDPFFSDLTGYAAGVLTTVAFLPQVIKTYATRSARDISLTMYLIFTAGIVLWLIHGLTVGSGPIVAANSVGLVLSGAMVVMKLVFRSPPGA; from the coding sequence ATGGCCGCCCCTGATCCTTTTTTTTCGGATTTGACCGGATATGCCGCCGGCGTTCTGACCACAGTGGCGTTTTTGCCCCAGGTGATCAAGACCTACGCCACCCGGTCCGCCCGGGATATCTCCCTGACCATGTACCTCATTTTCACGGCGGGCATCGTCCTGTGGCTCATTCACGGTCTGACCGTGGGGTCGGGACCCATTGTGGCCGCCAACAGCGTGGGCCTCGTCTTGTCCGGGGCCATGGTGGTCATGAAGCTGGTGTTCCGATCGCCCCCAGGGGCTTGA
- a CDS encoding UbiX family flavin prenyltransferase gives MTRRVVLAVTGASGMPYAVALARELARAPDVEPHLILSDAAKLVLSLESEVTADELASMAHASYGQKDLDAPPASGSWRHAGMVVCPCSMASLAAIASGLGSNLIHRAADVTLKERRPLILVPRETPLNRTHLTNMLAAHEAGAEIIPACPGFYHRPETIDDLVAFVVARILDRLGIAHTLMTGWKEEEK, from the coding sequence ATGACCCGCCGCGTGGTCCTGGCCGTAACCGGGGCCAGCGGCATGCCCTACGCCGTGGCCCTGGCCCGGGAACTGGCCCGGGCCCCGGACGTTGAGCCGCACCTGATCCTGTCCGACGCGGCGAAGCTGGTGCTGTCCCTGGAGTCCGAGGTCACGGCCGACGAACTCGCGTCCATGGCCCACGCCAGCTACGGGCAAAAAGACCTGGACGCCCCGCCGGCCAGCGGCTCCTGGCGGCATGCGGGCATGGTGGTGTGCCCCTGCTCCATGGCCTCCCTGGCGGCCATCGCCTCGGGCCTGGGCTCGAACCTCATCCACCGGGCCGCGGACGTGACGCTGAAGGAACGCCGCCCCCTGATCCTTGTCCCCCGGGAGACCCCTCTGAACCGGACGCACCTTACAAACATGCTGGCGGCGCACGAGGCCGGGGCCGAGATCATCCCGGCCTGCCCGGGCTTCTATCACCGGCCCGAAACCATCGACGACCTGGTGGCCTTTGTGGTGGCCCGGATCCTTGACCGCCTGGGCATCGCGCACACCCTCATGACGGGCTGGAAAGAGGAGGAAAAATGA
- a CDS encoding menaquinone biosynthesis decarboxylase, whose translation MAYKDLQEFLRELEKKGELRRIATRLDPYLEVAEITDRVSKKFGPALLFENVGNSRFPVLTNAFGSYTRMHMALSCESLEALASEITEFLEIEKPTGIIKKLKLLPKLARMANIFPKEVGSGPCQEVVLTGDDVDLSIMPVLTTWPGDAGPFITLPGVITKNPETGKRNLGMYRMQVFDKKTTGMHWHRHKGGAYHYHLAEKLGKRLEMAVCIGPDPAVTYAATAPLPDELDEMLFAGFLRRSPVELVKCKTVDIEVPANAQFVLEGYVEPKERRREGPFGDHTGYYSLADDYPVFHVTALTHRRDAIYPATLVGPPPMEDCFMGKTTERLFLPLIKKQLPEIMDMSLPLEGVFHNLCFVSIDKRYPGQAKKVMYALWGMGQMMFTKIIVVVDKNVNVQNTSEVLWRLGNNVDPRRDVVMVDGPLDALDHASPLAFYGGKMGIDATKKGPEDGHHRPWPASLRMSPEVVARIDAVWGELGL comes from the coding sequence ATGGCATACAAGGACTTGCAGGAATTTCTCCGGGAACTGGAAAAAAAGGGCGAACTGCGGCGCATCGCAACCAGGCTCGACCCCTACCTGGAGGTGGCCGAGATCACGGACCGGGTCAGCAAGAAATTCGGCCCGGCCCTGTTGTTCGAAAACGTCGGGAACAGCCGGTTTCCGGTGCTGACCAACGCGTTTGGGTCCTACACGCGCATGCACATGGCCCTGTCGTGCGAGAGCCTGGAGGCTTTGGCCAGCGAGATCACCGAGTTTTTGGAGATCGAAAAGCCCACCGGGATCATTAAAAAGCTCAAGCTGTTGCCCAAGCTGGCCCGCATGGCCAACATCTTTCCCAAGGAGGTGGGCTCGGGGCCGTGCCAGGAGGTGGTGCTCACGGGCGACGACGTGGACCTGTCCATCATGCCCGTCCTGACCACCTGGCCCGGGGACGCCGGACCGTTCATCACCCTTCCCGGCGTCATCACCAAGAACCCCGAGACCGGCAAACGCAACCTGGGCATGTACCGCATGCAGGTCTTCGACAAAAAGACCACGGGCATGCACTGGCACCGGCACAAGGGCGGGGCCTACCACTACCACCTGGCCGAAAAGCTGGGCAAACGCCTGGAGATGGCCGTGTGCATCGGCCCGGACCCGGCCGTGACCTATGCGGCCACGGCCCCCCTGCCCGACGAACTGGACGAGATGCTCTTCGCCGGGTTTCTGCGCCGCTCTCCGGTGGAGCTGGTCAAATGCAAGACCGTGGACATCGAGGTCCCGGCCAATGCCCAGTTCGTGCTGGAGGGGTATGTGGAGCCCAAAGAACGTCGCCGCGAGGGTCCCTTCGGCGACCACACGGGCTACTATTCCCTGGCCGACGACTATCCGGTCTTCCACGTGACCGCGCTTACCCACCGCCGGGACGCCATCTATCCGGCCACCCTGGTCGGCCCGCCGCCCATGGAGGACTGCTTCATGGGCAAGACCACGGAGCGGCTCTTCCTGCCCCTGATAAAAAAGCAGTTGCCGGAAATCATGGACATGAGCCTGCCCCTTGAGGGGGTCTTCCACAACCTGTGCTTCGTCTCCATCGACAAGCGCTATCCGGGGCAGGCCAAGAAGGTCATGTACGCCCTGTGGGGCATGGGCCAGATGATGTTCACCAAGATCATCGTGGTCGTGGACAAAAACGTCAACGTGCAGAATACCTCTGAAGTGTTGTGGCGGCTTGGCAACAATGTGGACCCCAGGCGCGACGTGGTCATGGTGGATGGCCCCCTGGACGCCCTGGACCACGCCTCGCCCCTGGCCTTCTACGGCGGCAAGATGGGCATCGACGCCACCAAGAAGGGTCCCGAGGACGGGCATCACCGGCCCTGGCCGGCGTCCTTGCGCATGTCCCCCGAGGTTGTGGCCCGCATCGACGCGGTGTGGGGCGAATTGGGGTTGTAG
- a CDS encoding type II toxin-antitoxin system HicB family antitoxin: MKYRAIIKKTDGWWIGWLVDLPGVNAQERTREELLESLRQGARDMLSLDVPFEPGGQMTTIDIPMPEWVGGCA; encoded by the coding sequence ATGAAGTACCGTGCAATCATCAAAAAAACGGACGGCTGGTGGATCGGCTGGCTGGTGGACCTGCCCGGCGTCAACGCCCAGGAACGGACCAGGGAGGAACTGCTTGAATCCCTGCGCCAGGGCGCCAGGGACATGCTCAGCCTGGATGTGCCCTTCGAGCCCGGCGGACAGATGACCACCATCGACATCCCCATGCCCGAATGGGTTGGAGGCTGCGCGTGA
- a CDS encoding twin-arginine translocase TatA/TatE family subunit produces MFGIGIPELLIILVIILVIFGANKLPEIGAGMGKAIKNFKRATNEPEEIDVTPKKDDEPAEKK; encoded by the coding sequence ATGTTTGGAATTGGGATTCCCGAATTGCTCATCATTTTGGTCATCATACTGGTTATTTTCGGGGCGAACAAGCTGCCGGAGATCGGGGCGGGCATGGGCAAGGCCATCAAGAATTTCAAGAGGGCCACCAACGAACCCGAAGAGATCGACGTGACCCCCAAAAAAGACGATGAACCGGCCGAGAAAAAATAG
- a CDS encoding DUF465 domain-containing protein, with translation MEARDLELISTYGEKDAELKALYEEHVSYEKILEKMENKPFLTPAEDLEVKEIKKKKLAGKTKMETILTKYRKSEEN, from the coding sequence ATGGAAGCGCGCGATCTGGAACTCATTTCCACGTACGGCGAAAAGGACGCGGAACTCAAGGCCCTGTACGAGGAGCACGTATCGTACGAGAAGATTCTGGAAAAAATGGAAAACAAGCCCTTCCTCACCCCGGCCGAGGACCTCGAGGTCAAGGAGATCAAAAAGAAGAAGCTGGCCGGGAAGACCAAGATGGAAACCATCCTCACGAAATACAGAAAGTCCGAGGAGAACTGA
- a CDS encoding DivIVA domain-containing protein: MAISKSDLLTHTFSKKILGYRPSEVDATLREAAETLGRLAEERAELQRRLGEMERDLREYKQREATLRDTLLTTQAIVVDMKEKARIEAEGLVDEARRRAEALFEEARARVAGEKARLESLARQRERFEQRMRDLLLAHARLLNAPEDSRELDGTGGRAIAGGQPGDEAGGDFVFGEDTA; encoded by the coding sequence GTGGCCATTTCCAAAAGTGACCTGCTTACGCATACATTTTCGAAAAAAATCCTCGGTTACCGGCCTTCGGAGGTCGACGCGACCCTTCGCGAGGCTGCCGAGACCCTGGGCCGTCTGGCCGAGGAACGCGCCGAACTGCAACGCAGGCTTGGCGAGATGGAACGGGACCTGCGGGAATACAAACAGCGCGAGGCCACCTTGCGCGATACCCTTTTGACCACCCAGGCCATTGTGGTGGACATGAAGGAGAAGGCCCGGATCGAGGCCGAGGGGCTGGTGGACGAGGCCAGGCGGCGGGCCGAGGCCCTGTTCGAGGAGGCCCGGGCCCGGGTGGCCGGGGAAAAGGCCAGGCTCGAGTCCCTGGCCAGACAGCGGGAGCGTTTCGAGCAGCGGATGCGCGATCTGCTTTTGGCCCACGCCCGGCTTTTAAACGCCCCGGAAGATTCCCGGGAGCTTGACGGGACTGGCGGTCGGGCCATCGCGGGCGGGCAGCCCGGCGACGAGGCCGGAGGGGATTTCGTGTTCGGCGAGGATACGGCGTGA
- the ilvB gene encoding biosynthetic-type acetolactate synthase large subunit, with protein sequence MELSGAQILLESLRREGVDVVFGFPGGAVIDIYNQLPNYPIKHVLVRHEQGAIHAADGYARASGKVGVCLVTSGPGATNTVTGIATAYMDSIPVVIFTGQVPTPLIGNDAFQEVDIVGITRSCTKHNYLVKDVAKLAYTIKEAFYLAASGRPGPVLVDIPKDVQQAVTEYKYPKTIKMRSYNPTFEPNIKQVRKVADLIAKAKKPLIYAGGGVISSNAHEELTWFARTLKIPVTATLMALGCFPGDDPLWLGMLGMHGTFAANHAVNNADLILAIGSRFDDRVTGKVSEFAKKATIVHIDIDPTSIQKNVLVHVPVVADCRAFLLALNRELAPRLEEGTAAPSHEKWLTQVAEWADEHPVGYSREGSAIKPQAVVETIYRLTKGDAIITTEVGQNQMWAAQFYRYHTPRTFLSSGGLGTMGYGFPAAIGAQMAFPKKLVIDVAGDGSIQMCIQELATAVCYELPVKIVILNNGYLGMVRQWQELFYAKNYCSTCLDVAPDFVKLAEAYGAVGYRVTDPALVETTLKEAFALPRPVIVDVIVDREENVYPMVPAGKPITEMLLV encoded by the coding sequence ATGGAATTGAGCGGGGCTCAAATCCTTTTGGAGTCTTTACGCAGGGAAGGAGTGGACGTTGTTTTCGGGTTTCCCGGCGGCGCGGTGATCGATATCTACAACCAGTTGCCAAACTATCCGATCAAACACGTGCTGGTGCGCCACGAGCAGGGGGCCATCCATGCCGCCGACGGATACGCCCGGGCCTCGGGCAAGGTCGGGGTATGCCTGGTGACCTCGGGCCCGGGGGCCACCAACACCGTGACCGGCATCGCCACCGCGTATATGGACTCCATTCCGGTGGTTATTTTCACCGGACAGGTACCCACCCCGCTTATCGGCAACGACGCCTTCCAGGAAGTGGACATCGTGGGCATCACCCGCTCCTGTACCAAGCACAACTACCTGGTCAAGGATGTGGCCAAGCTGGCCTACACCATCAAGGAGGCCTTTTATCTGGCCGCCTCGGGACGGCCGGGGCCGGTTTTAGTGGATATCCCGAAAGACGTGCAGCAGGCCGTGACCGAATACAAGTATCCCAAGACCATCAAGATGCGCAGCTACAATCCCACCTTCGAGCCCAACATCAAGCAGGTGCGCAAGGTGGCCGATCTTATCGCCAAGGCCAAAAAACCCCTTATCTACGCCGGCGGCGGCGTCATCTCCTCCAATGCCCACGAGGAATTGACGTGGTTCGCCCGCACCTTGAAGATTCCGGTCACGGCCACGCTCATGGCCCTTGGCTGCTTCCCCGGCGACGATCCGTTGTGGTTGGGCATGCTCGGCATGCACGGCACGTTCGCGGCCAACCACGCCGTCAACAACGCCGATCTCATTCTGGCCATCGGTTCGCGCTTCGACGACCGGGTCACGGGCAAGGTCAGCGAGTTCGCCAAGAAGGCCACCATCGTGCACATCGACATCGACCCCACGTCCATCCAGAAAAACGTCCTGGTGCACGTTCCCGTTGTCGCGGACTGCCGGGCCTTTCTTTTGGCGCTCAACCGGGAGTTGGCTCCCCGGTTGGAAGAGGGCACGGCCGCGCCCTCCCACGAGAAGTGGCTGACGCAGGTGGCCGAATGGGCCGACGAGCATCCTGTGGGCTATTCCCGGGAGGGCTCCGCGATCAAACCCCAGGCCGTGGTGGAGACCATCTACCGGCTCACCAAAGGCGATGCCATCATCACCACGGAGGTGGGCCAGAACCAGATGTGGGCCGCCCAGTTCTACCGGTACCATACCCCGCGCACGTTTTTGAGCTCCGGGGGCCTGGGGACCATGGGCTACGGCTTCCCGGCGGCCATCGGGGCCCAGATGGCCTTCCCGAAAAAGCTGGTCATCGACGTGGCCGGGGATGGCTCCATCCAGATGTGCATCCAGGAACTGGCCACGGCCGTGTGCTACGAACTGCCGGTCAAGATCGTGATCCTAAACAACGGCTATCTGGGCATGGTCCGGCAGTGGCAGGAGCTTTTTTACGCCAAGAATTACTGCTCCACCTGCCTGGACGTGGCCCCGGACTTCGTCAAGCTGGCCGAGGCGTACGGCGCCGTGGGCTACCGGGTCACCGACCCGGCCCTGGTGGAAACGACCCTCAAGGAGGCCTTCGCGCTGCCCCGGCCGGTCATCGTGGACGTCATCGTCGACCGTGAGGAGAACGTCTATCCCATGGTCCCGGCCGGCAAACCCATCACCGAAATGCTTCTGGTCTAG